The DNA region GAAGACGGCGAAGAAGTCTAGGTCAAGTGTTTCATCAAGGTCGTCAACTACCAGCACCTGATGCCGACGCGTTACACCCTCGACGTGGATCTCAAGGAAGTGGCGACCCTCGAGGCTCTTTCGTCCAAGGACAAGAAGGTCGCGGCTCTCAAGGAGGCCAAGGCTAAGCTCGAGGAGAGGTTCAAGACCGGGAAGAACAGGTGGTTCTTCACCAAGCTCAGGTTCTGAAGACATTTCgagcttctcttttttttattattgttgttgCTTTTCTTATTAAGGTTGAACAATGTGGATCCTGTTTTGGAAGATGAAAGATCTTTTTTTCGAtatttaaatcttttttattaTGATTATTGACCTGTTCAGTTCTTTTTGAATGATCTGGTTAAGGTTACAAAATGTTGAGTATAGTATAGTCGTTTACACATCTTTAGATTCTGGTGATTAAACTTAATCATAGACTTTCTTCTCTAGAGATCAGTTCATATTAGATTGGTTAAAAAAATCGGTTAGAAATGGATCAGGAACATAAGTCACTCAGTTTGTGTTTGATTCTAAAGCTTGTGTTAATTAGAACCAGCAAATGTACGACTGTTGTTAATGCTGATGAGTCTCCTGAATTTGTATACAACAAccatttatttttgtaattatttttgtcTGTTAATGTTACATACCTAATTCAAAAGATTGTAATAGACTCGTAGCACAGAAATGTTActctttttcttataaatcaTCAAAACAGAGGTATTTTTGCTTATCTTATCGATTCAAGAAAGATTCACAGATTGTGTATTATCATTTGGGAACCAATAAATCCATGGCTTCCGACAATAACTTAGCTGCAACAGAGCTTTGAGCCATCCCAGTCCCATTTCCTCGGAACAATAAGTTGTCTGTATGATGGAAACCAAACATGAAGATAACGAGAAACATATAATATGCAAGATTATGTGAAAAAGCCATAGATGGATGTTCTTTTAACCTCTGGCAATATTATACGCTGTGCACGTGTTCTTGCTTTGTCAGAGCTATGAGACGCTGCATCTGCAATGGCTCCAGAGAACCCAGCGGCAATGCTAACAGCTACCGGGAGCCAACTTCTTCAGAACTGAGTTTCAACAAGTTTAAGCAGACAACATTAAACCAGAGGCTACTGTGAGATGAGAAACAGAGCTTTTGTAAgaacaataaaattatttagaaacacCGGAAGAGGTTACAGTCTGATTCACAAACTGTGAGACTTGTAATGCTATATATATTGTAGGGAGGGTATGAGTGAGTGATACAAAACATGCtgacaagaagagaaagtaAAGGTTTAGGACGTAGGCTGTTTGTATACAAGGATATAACTTTGCTACGGATCTTGGATTCTGAGTGCTACCGACGTGTGAGATAGGAATTAGCTGGTTCTGTAAAGACAATCTTGTTCTTGCCTCAGATTTTGTTTCAGGAACTGCTACATATCTACCTGCTTCTTGGTCCCAAATAACCGATGTTCTTCTCACATCTTATCAGAAGAGAAGCTGCACGGGCAGGGTGAAGCAATGGATCAGAGTTGCTTCCTTTCTGCATTATTTTTTCAACAAAGGTTCAGTTGATCATGTGATTGGTTTCTGGATTAATAGGTGGTCAGGGAGGAGCATTCGATGAGCCGCTGCAGTGAAGCGGTGGCCAGCAGTATGATACTGGGGGAGAGAACTAAGTGTGACGGCCTGGTGAGCATGACCTGGACTGCTGAAACTGCTCATACTGTGGGTCTCTCTGTCCTGTACTCGTCCTAGCTACCATGGCTTGGTGCAAAAGAGGCAACCTTGGTTCattgtttctcatctctttaCTCAACACAGCCCCATTTGCATCTGCGCGTACACTGCTGACGACATTGATGGTGCCACTGGAACTAAGCTCGTCATCTTGTGCATGAAGGTTTGCAATTGGTCTTAGGACAGATGAGGATGATCTGGCTCTAGCTGCAGCAGCCCTTTTAGCTTCATTTGAATTCAACTTTGCGAGTTTCCAATGGACTAATTTTGGCAGGTCTCTTTGGAAATTTGTTGCCCCTCTCTTCAGAGTCAGTTGCATCTGGTTCTACCTTGACAGAGCAGTTCCAGGGTCCAAATTTCATGCAACGAAAGTAAAAGAGTATCAAGTCGAAGCTACATGATATAGATGTACTTAGAGTTCGTGGAAAGATTACATGTTAGGTATTTCCTCATCAATCGAAGCTCCAGCTGACACCTTACTCATTGCTCTTTAGGTTGTAGTGGCCTTATGGGGTATCACGcagaaatttttttaactcaCACACATGGCTTAGAACATGCTATCAGCCAACTTACAGAATTGAGGacataaattatatacattAGCACATTGCTTTTTACAAAGATGAGACTAGTacagaagaaagaaaacaaaaagctcCAAAAACTCAGGTTCAATTCCTTCTTGACCCCatttaacatttattattttacttaaaCAGTATATTGAACCCACTAAAACATAATGTGCCGTTGTCGATAGGTCATGtttataatttaatagaattttagttttgtgattttatttttcatgaATTAAACTGAAATAAGATAGTTGATTTTAATTTTCACACATTgatcaatttttgttttttgaaatgaaaccgatgttaatatgtttctttataatgtctcatattttataatattttgcatGTTTGATTTATGACCCGTAAAGATCACTAGTTTAATTAGTTACTCTAAGTAAACATTAAAATCCATAAACTTTAttataatacaatatataaatttaaaagaaacttttaaagtttttattgaaTTAAAATTTGGAAATAATGTGATAGGaatatattgattattttgttttcaaatattaaaatatctgaTATGTTTTGTGACCAGTGTAATATAACAAAGAAAGTCATAATGAAAATATAAGCACACCGTATAGATCTGGTAACAATGAATGAAGGTGAATCCATATTGTAATTTTAGTTACCTACGTACTATTAGCTTTAATCATATTGGTGTTAGTTATTAATAGCATGTTAATACTGTCAATTAACTATAGTATAAAACAATTGATATGGTTCAGTTACTTATATACGAGGTCATAGTTACATATGCTATCAAAACTGTCAACTATATATTGGAGAGAAGTGGATTCATtgtcaaaaaagaagaagaaaagtgaatCCGACAATTCTGGGATAAAATAATGTTTACGGAATATTTACATTAGCTTTAGACAGTTAAAATTAGATTAATATTTAGTAGGTTTAAtgacaaaaagtaatattttttttgacgcTGAttcattatgatattacaattatgataTGAGAAAGATTACATAAGCCTTTCTCCGTAATCTGCATAATTGTTCAATAAACCGCTTTctccgggacttgaaacctggatttaTCTGCAAGAAACTGCATAGTCTGGGGTTCGAACTCCAGACCtggtgtagaagcctttaaaccaTAACCACTAGGCTACGGTGCTTCCACTTGACAAAAAGTAATATATCCAGTAGTAATAGGGGTAAAAAGTAGTAATGATCatgaattaataatattgattttaaaataaacgtAACATTTATGAAAGTTTTCCTAAATTTTGTGAAGATActatacatatttattaatatctttcttaattttataaagaaacaTATGGCTAAATATAGAtcttaaaatagaaattaataattaaattataaatgtgGATAATAAATTACAGTACTAAAGattgtattttcataataaatctATTGTCACTAATTTTAAAGATGTGACCTAATTTactaatttagatttttttttattttcatctctCATAagaattagttaaaatatcCCAATGAAGTTTTCCttaatttaaatgtaataatCGAAGACCTAAATATATTTCTCTGGCcctaaatataatattacagcCGGCCCTGGTGAAGACGATTTTAAGATTTTTCTTCCGTTCCTCTATCTATCTATTATATTAGTCTGCGTCTGCGTTTGCTCTTGCTTGTGGCTTCATCGCACAAAACCTAACTCTCGTATTCTCTGGACGATAAGAGAACCTTGGAGATCATTGTCAAGATAGTTATGGACGACAAGATCAGTCAATTACCTGATGAATTGCTCTTGAAGGTACTATTGTGTCTTCCCACGAAAGTTGCTGTAAGCACAAGTATTTTATCTAAGCGATGGGAGTTTCTTTGGATGTGGTTGCCTAAACTTGAGTACAGCTACTCCTCAGAGTCTAAATCCTGGAGATTAAGTCCTTTCATTCATTTAAATCTGCCATTACATAAAGCTCCAATCATAGAAAGCTTACGTCTCAACTTTGACGTATTCGACAGAGGTATAGTCAACGGTATCAATAACTGGGTTTTAATTGCAGTGTCTAGATGCGTCCAAGAGTTACGTGTCACACTTGCATTTACGCATTATAAATTAGCTAACTTAGCTGAAGTACCGAGTTATTTGTTTACCTGTAAATCGCTGGTGATCTTGGAACTTACGGGCAAGGTTTACGTGCATGTTCCTCGTACGGTTTTTCTCCCCTCCCTGAAATTTTTGATCCTTCGACGTATGTGGTACTCAGATTAAAAAATCTCTTCACaaacttctttctcattgcccTGTTCTTGAGGATCTACTTGTGGAACGAAATGATGATGACAATAATAGAACATTTACATTGAGTGTAATTGTCCCGTCCTTGCAGAGACTAACCCTAAAGATATCTAGAGGAAATCATTTTGAAGGGCTTGTGATAAACACTCCTTCTTTGAAGTATTTCAAAATTATGGATTATATAGAGGAATATAAACTTGAAGATAGTAGTTACTCCTACTATTTTGAAGACACCCCTAAGTTGGAGGAGGCAGATATTGAATCGACATACCCTGATATCAACAAGTTTGTTAGATCAATCAGATCTGTAAGGAGGCTTTCACTATGCATTAGAGTCAATGCTGATGAGGAGGTAACATGTTTCCATCCATCTATCAATCTCAATATTTTAGAACACCAAACCAGGTTTTCTTGACGATGAAGCCTTTGTTATTGTGTGCAGGCTTTATATCATGAGGGTATTGTCTTTGGCCAGCTTCAGCATCTAAAGCTATGTTCATGTGGTCCAAACTGGTCAAATTTACTTGCCCGGTTACTCAAAGATTCTCCTTTGTTACGTGACCTTGAGGTCTATTTGAATGACGTAAGTTAATTTCTTCGATAGAGACCTATCCTTTTTGGTGTAATAGTTTACTGTAATATTTAATTAAGgcagaactcttttttttttttcaatcttaGGATCATACATATTCTAGAGTGGATGCACCGGTTCCCTGGCAGAATCAACTGGATTGTGTTCCTACATGTTTATTGGCAAGTCTTGAGACTTTCAAGTGGACATTGGTGTATGGATCACAAGAAGAGATAGATCTGGTGAAATATATCTTGAGAAATGCTCGCTGCTTAAAGGCTGCCACAATCTTGTTTCGGCCGTCGTTTTGTCAACAAGAAGAGGAGAAACTTGAGATGGCGAAACAAGATTTGATATGCATTTATGTAGACATATATCTATATGCCTAttgtcagatttttttttccaacttgGATAAATagtactttcttttttttttgaacggcAAGACGAATAGTATATGATTGCATTTCGAAGAAACATTAAAGTTCTCGTTCCAGCTTATTCAAGAGCAGTTAGTCCTCGGTTTCCTTTTCTtatgatttgatatttttaaagcAGGGATTTGTTGGTTATAATTGATTTAAGCGAAGTGTGTCTGTGACTTTCTGAGTAAGTTTGGATAATTGGTGAACAGATATAACTCTTCACTAGTAGTAACAGAACACTTCAATGAAGAGATGCAATTCTTCACTTATaagtttcattttctatttattcGCAACAGTTTAGAGCCTTAGGTTTTGCCGAGTCTAGTATGAACCTGAAGACCGTTGTGCATTTTGTGCTGTTTGGGTTTCAATAAGAGCCTCTGCTCTTGTGCCTTGTGATAACTTATGTTCTCCCTTGCCCCTTGCCATATCTAAACCACGCTtgaactagattctgatcctcTTGTTTCCTGAAAGCTCCTCCGGGACTAATATTTTGGTCTTCAGGGTTTATCTGCAACTCTTGCAATGCCAGCTGAAATTTGGGAACTATGTGACGACACATAAGCTGCTCCCAGATTGAAGCATCAAAAAGAGTCTTCCAAGGGAAAAGAATAGTGTGGACAGACGCATCACAAAGATGCCAAGCACCAAGACTCTGTTTTTCTCTCTATTTACTctgttttgtgttcttgttcaacaaaagaaaaaacgttTTTGGACTTTTGAAAGCTTAGAGTGAAGTGGGAGAGAAACTGATTTTTTCACTTGCTTGCATTACACAACACTGGCCATTACGTATTTATACAGAGAACATAACACTCTCGATCTTTCTCCATATAGCCTTACACAGTGCTTACATTAAAAGTAGTCACACGGCAAGTGAAAGGAGGTAAAGATGAAATATTTCAAAGGGAAGAAGTGAAGCTATAAGAAGAATAAGACAGAGTCCCAAGTTCCCAGCTTGTGTGGATTTGCTCTGCCTTGGCGTCATCACCACCAGCTGCACCCATTGCAACGTGTAATGGGTAGAAATGCTCTGGCCATGGATGTGCCATTTTCGCATTTGGAGCTTTCTCTTCCCACTCATTCACATCTCCATACCTGCAAAATCATAAACCATCAATGATTCTTATAACATTTaaccggaaaaaaaaaagatttggaactaataaaaaaaacttatacctTCCTTGTAGGAGAGAGTCTCTGAGCCAATGATCGAACTCTAAAGCCCAAGGAACCGCTGATCCATCAGTGATACTAAAGTCAAGCTTCTTCAAATTATGAGTGGCACTTCCAGATCCAATGATAAGAACGCCTTCTTCTTTCAGTGGAGCCAATGCTTTGCCCATGTTGTAATGGTAAGTCCCGGTTTGAGATGATTGAACAGAGAGTTGACAAACCGGTATATCTGCCTCGGGATACATCAACATGAGAGGAACCCAAGCTCCATGATCAAGTCCTCTCTCTGTATCTTCATCAACACGCTTCATTCCTCCTCCTCCCATTAGCAACTCTCTAACCCTTTTCGCCAGCTCAACAGCTCCTGGTGCTTCATACTTAAGCTGCAAGAATCAAGTTGGTAAAACATAAAGCTATTGATGCATTTCTTGAAGGATAAACCCTAAGATTGAGGATCAAGACTACAAAAGTTagggtttatttttttgtaagaaggagaaagagagagacctTGTACATGGGATCAGGGAAGTTATTGAAATCGTGGATGGTGGAGATGCGGGGAACAGTGTTGACTGATGGAAACTCGGTGTCCCAGTGAGCAGAGATGACTAAAATAGATTTGGGTTTGTGTTGAAAGACTTTGTCCGACCATGATTGGAAGAACTGTCTTGCTTCTAACTTATCATCAATGCTCAATGTGGGAGAGCCATGCGATAAGAAGAATGTTTGATTCACTCTCTCCATTGAAtctctctgttcttcttctgcTCCACCTCGATTTCTTCCCTTTGTACCCTCCCAATTATTTTTGACCTGTCGTGTCAAAAGGACCCACCCACCTAATCCACTACCTAATAACTCATCATTTCCACAAAACTCATTTTTATCGAGgtcttgtttgtttatttaaatcGCCCATTTGTCTTCTTTCCAGAGGAAATTGTCAAGTGTGTTTTGATTGGATGTAGCTTACTTGATTAATTTGATATGAAGAGAATTCAAAATATCTTTTTTAGTCACATACAACACACAGAGGAGGCTTAGCTTGTGTGTGTTTAGATAAAATGTTGAAAGATGCTTCTATATTAATGACATAAAGCTCTCACATTAGAGACACAACATTTCACAGCCATATTGTTCATTCATAGAAGGGAATCCCATATTACACAGgaat from Raphanus sativus cultivar WK10039 chromosome 8, ASM80110v3, whole genome shotgun sequence includes:
- the LOC108820081 gene encoding LOW QUALITY PROTEIN: putative F-box/LRR-repeat protein At4g15060 (The sequence of the model RefSeq protein was modified relative to this genomic sequence to represent the inferred CDS: deleted 1 base in 1 codon), translating into MDDKISQLPDELLLKVLLCLPTKVAVSTSILSKRWEFLWMWLPKLEYSYSSESKSWRLSPFIHLNLPLHKAPIIESLRLNFDVFDRGIVNGINNWVLIAVSRCVQELRVTLAFTHYKLANLAEVPSYLFTCKSLVILELTGKVYVHVPRTVFLPSLKFLILRRMWYSDKKSLHKLLSHCPVLEDLLVERNDDDNNRTFTLSVIVPSLQRLTLKISRGNHFEGLVINTPSLKYFKIMDYIEEYKLEDSSYSYYFEDTPKLEEADIESTYPDINKFVRSIRSVRRLSLCIRVNADEEALYHEGIVFGQLQHLKLCSCGPNWSNLLARLLKDSPLLRDLEVYLNDDHTYSRVDAPVPWQNQLDCVPTCLLASLETFKWTLVYGSQEEIDLVKYILRNARCLKAATILFRPSFCQQEEEKLEMAKQDLICIYVDIYLYAYCQIFFSNLDK
- the LOC108822224 gene encoding extradiol ring-cleavage dioxygenase; the encoded protein is MERVNQTFFLSHGSPTLSIDDKLEARQFFQSWSDKVFQHKPKSILVISAHWDTEFPSVNTVPRISTIHDFNNFPDPMYKLKYEAPGAVELAKRVRELLMGGGGMKRVDEDTERGLDHGAWVPLMLMYPEADIPVCQLSVQSSQTGTYHYNMGKALAPLKEEGVLIIGSGSATHNLKKLDFSITDGSAVPWALEFDHWLRDSLLQGRYGDVNEWEEKAPNAKMAHPWPEHFYPLHVAMGAAGGDDAKAEQIHTSWELGTLSYSSYSFTSSL